The following proteins come from a genomic window of Corynebacterium hansenii:
- a CDS encoding MFS transporter encodes MKRWFAMLVAVTVVGQAVFNGGRVLLSYRVLDFGGDAVMIGAFTAAFSLVPLLIALRAGRLVDDGHAPAVMRAGLIATVAATALMAWSEGLGLLLVGYVALGFAHMTSLIAAQGMVSKLRGTTSGLDSLFAYFTLGISVGQLLGIALSGWIAAGGQGDGRVNTTPALLGLTALGAVALVAGWPVASAFRRLVPAVEQPAEGAPAHYPVRRMLGLPGMPAAMGASVAVIVAIDLMTAYMPVLGHEIGLSVGEVTMILGARSGMGVVSRALMPWALAHVDRDRVLVAMIAAGAVPLVATPWLNGAWMLAIATGICGFAWGFVMPMTMTWVSSLVPPADKAMALSVRLMGNRLAQVALPAGAGALASATGVATVFVLSGLMLGATAVGAGQSLTGRRRLRGLR; translated from the coding sequence GTGAAGCGGTGGTTCGCGATGCTCGTGGCGGTGACCGTCGTCGGGCAGGCCGTGTTCAACGGCGGGCGCGTGCTGCTGAGTTACCGCGTGCTGGATTTCGGCGGCGATGCCGTGATGATCGGGGCGTTCACCGCGGCGTTTTCGCTCGTCCCCCTGCTGATTGCGCTGCGTGCCGGGCGGCTGGTCGATGACGGCCACGCGCCCGCGGTGATGCGCGCCGGGCTGATCGCGACGGTGGCGGCGACCGCGCTGATGGCGTGGTCGGAGGGCTTGGGCCTGCTGCTGGTCGGCTACGTGGCGTTGGGGTTCGCGCACATGACCAGCCTGATCGCCGCGCAGGGGATGGTCTCCAAGTTGCGCGGCACAACCAGTGGCCTCGATTCGCTCTTCGCCTACTTCACCTTGGGCATTTCGGTGGGGCAGTTGCTGGGCATCGCGCTTTCCGGGTGGATCGCGGCCGGTGGGCAGGGCGATGGCCGCGTGAACACGACCCCGGCGTTGCTGGGCCTGACCGCGCTGGGCGCGGTGGCCCTGGTGGCCGGATGGCCCGTGGCCTCGGCTTTTCGACGCCTCGTGCCCGCCGTCGAGCAGCCGGCCGAGGGAGCGCCCGCGCATTACCCGGTGCGGAGGATGCTGGGCCTGCCCGGGATGCCCGCGGCGATGGGGGCGTCGGTGGCGGTGATCGTGGCCATCGACCTGATGACCGCCTACATGCCGGTGCTCGGCCATGAAATCGGCTTGTCGGTTGGCGAAGTGACGATGATTCTCGGTGCCCGGTCGGGCATGGGGGTCGTGTCGCGCGCGCTGATGCCGTGGGCGCTGGCGCACGTGGACAGGGACCGCGTGCTGGTGGCCATGATCGCGGCGGGGGCCGTTCCGCTGGTGGCGACTCCGTGGCTGAACGGGGCCTGGATGCTGGCCATCGCGACGGGGATCTGCGGGTTCGCCTGGGGGTTCGTCATGCCGATGACCATGACGTGGGTGTCGTCCCTCGTTCCGCCGGCGGACAAGGCCATGGCTCTGTCGGTCCGGTTGATGGGCAACCGCCTGGCGCAGGTGGCTCTGCCGGCGGGGGCGGGTGCCCTCGCCTCGGCCACGGGAGTCGCGACGGTTTTCGTCTTGTCCGGGCTCATGCTCGGGGCCACCGCGGTGGGGGCGGGCCAGTCGCTCACGGGCCGCCGTCGTTTGCGGGGTTTGCGGTGA
- a CDS encoding NYN domain-containing protein, translated as MLERTLVYVDTSYLLASFYNSWETGARGQLEIDLREVVHVLDRMITQQLGQPVQRQLWYDGIPESGPHRYQRSLRTIDGVQLRAGQLIEWGDRRTQKAVDTRLVADMVLAGVRGLASDMVLVSGDADMLPGVAEASNAGVRVHLYGFGWDSMSSALRHACDSTTILDPREDFAESMQLNVLEGPLPPVVRDKPLGECEPPEEQGATEVPDTRVTPPGTALDDDRSAGDPDSPEDRGTADAATPTARADAPKVAETEAAAKAGAREIASQAEHAAAEKAGVSPAAASTPVPRDPAEAMAAVAAAAAKAGERAGEKASAKEGAKPGGQVREKSGETGGGAVAGQDASQSGSAGGSAPRAEAADGGVSGGGAAGTGDAGGKTTGDSPAAAGAESGSDASGQVEDAGTGSPAKPGPRPNPSMMAPRRKLRSRYVPLPNEVWASAGFQSPFDVGQQYALWWYESAATDQQRDEAHLLSGGGLPPEIDRPLLQFACETLHEYTLTDGQRVNLRDGFHAGIRGVLLNRRNNPSGDKRG; from the coding sequence ATGCTTGAACGCACATTGGTTTACGTCGACACGTCTTACCTGCTGGCCAGCTTTTACAACTCGTGGGAGACCGGAGCCCGCGGGCAATTGGAAATCGATCTCAGAGAGGTTGTTCATGTACTCGACCGGATGATCACGCAACAGCTGGGGCAGCCGGTGCAGCGGCAGCTCTGGTACGACGGCATTCCGGAGTCGGGGCCGCACCGTTATCAACGTTCCCTGCGCACCATCGACGGCGTTCAATTGCGCGCGGGCCAACTCATCGAATGGGGCGATCGCCGCACGCAGAAGGCCGTGGATACGCGGCTGGTCGCGGACATGGTCCTGGCCGGCGTGCGCGGTTTGGCGTCGGACATGGTGCTCGTGTCGGGCGATGCCGACATGCTGCCGGGCGTCGCGGAGGCGTCGAACGCCGGCGTGCGCGTGCACCTGTACGGCTTCGGCTGGGATTCGATGTCGTCGGCGCTTCGCCATGCCTGCGATTCGACGACGATCCTCGACCCCCGCGAGGATTTCGCCGAGTCCATGCAGCTCAACGTCCTGGAGGGCCCGCTGCCGCCGGTCGTGCGCGACAAGCCGCTCGGCGAATGCGAGCCCCCCGAGGAGCAGGGCGCCACGGAGGTGCCCGACACCCGGGTGACGCCTCCCGGCACTGCGCTTGACGACGACCGGTCCGCCGGGGATCCCGATTCGCCGGAGGATCGCGGGACGGCGGACGCGGCGACGCCGACGGCCAGGGCGGATGCGCCGAAGGTCGCCGAAACCGAGGCCGCCGCGAAGGCCGGCGCGCGCGAGATTGCCTCGCAGGCCGAGCATGCGGCGGCGGAGAAGGCGGGCGTTTCCCCGGCTGCGGCGTCGACGCCGGTGCCGCGGGATCCTGCGGAGGCGATGGCCGCGGTCGCGGCAGCCGCGGCGAAGGCCGGGGAAAGGGCCGGGGAAAAGGCCTCAGCGAAGGAGGGCGCCAAGCCGGGCGGGCAGGTCCGCGAGAAGTCCGGTGAAACGGGCGGCGGCGCGGTCGCGGGCCAGGATGCATCGCAATCCGGATCTGCCGGCGGCAGCGCGCCCCGTGCAGAGGCCGCCGATGGCGGCGTATCCGGTGGTGGCGCCGCCGGTACAGGGGACGCCGGCGGTAAGACCACCGGCGACTCCCCCGCTGCGGCGGGCGCCGAGTCCGGCTCGGATGCTTCCGGCCAAGTCGAGGACGCCGGCACCGGCTCGCCCGCGAAGCCCGGGCCACGACCGAACCCCTCGATGATGGCGCCGCGTCGCAAGCTGCGGTCGCGCTACGTCCCGCTGCCCAACGAAGTCTGGGCGTCGGCCGGGTTCCAGTCGCCGTTCGACGTGGGCCAGCAGTACGCCCTGTGGTGGTACGAGTCCGCGGCGACGGATCAGCAGCGCGACGAAGCGCACCTGCTCTCCGGTGGCGGGTTGCCGCCCGAGATCGACCGCCCGCTGCTGCAGTTCGCCTGCGAGACGCTGCACGAATACACGCTGACCGACGGCCAGCGCGTCAATCTGCGGGACGGGTTCCACGCCGGCATCCGCGGCGTGCTGCTCAACCGCCGGAACAACCCCTCGGGAGACAAGAGGGGCTGA
- a CDS encoding PspA/IM30 family protein, whose protein sequence is MANPFSKGWKYMMSSFDKKIEDNADPKVQIHQAAEAAREQHRQIQEQAASVIGNRNQLEMTLSRLRKESEKLTANARTAVQQADAARAAGDEAKAREFENSAEIFASQLVSVETEIEQTTEMHAQAVTAAEEAQHQAKQSQARYEQIKSQIRELESQADQAKMQEATSRTLEGMQGVANDPNVPTLEGVREKIESRYANALGAQELAQNSHAGRMAEIEASGADARADARLAEIRAQMAKEAGDKELGKGTAGELEAGAETGAEAKPGADAGSEAGATETAADSKAAPGADAGVTDVDDADVTVEDPGAGDGKHRA, encoded by the coding sequence ATGGCTAACCCGTTCAGCAAGGGCTGGAAGTACATGATGTCCTCCTTCGACAAGAAGATCGAGGACAACGCCGACCCGAAGGTGCAGATCCACCAGGCGGCCGAGGCCGCGAGGGAGCAGCACCGCCAGATCCAGGAGCAGGCGGCGTCGGTGATCGGCAACCGCAACCAGTTGGAGATGACGCTGTCGCGGTTGCGCAAGGAGAGCGAGAAGCTCACCGCCAACGCCCGCACCGCGGTCCAGCAGGCCGACGCCGCGCGTGCCGCGGGCGATGAAGCGAAGGCGCGCGAGTTCGAGAACTCCGCCGAGATTTTCGCGTCGCAGCTGGTGAGCGTGGAGACGGAGATTGAGCAGACCACCGAGATGCACGCCCAGGCCGTCACCGCGGCCGAGGAGGCCCAGCATCAGGCCAAGCAGTCGCAGGCGCGCTACGAGCAGATCAAGTCCCAGATCCGCGAGCTCGAGTCGCAGGCCGACCAGGCGAAGATGCAGGAGGCCACCTCCCGCACCCTCGAGGGGATGCAGGGCGTGGCCAACGATCCGAACGTGCCCACCCTGGAGGGCGTGCGCGAGAAGATCGAGTCCCGCTACGCCAACGCGCTCGGCGCCCAGGAGCTGGCGCAGAATTCCCACGCCGGCCGCATGGCCGAGATCGAGGCGTCCGGCGCCGACGCACGCGCGGATGCGCGCCTGGCGGAGATCCGCGCCCAGATGGCCAAGGAGGCCGGGGACAAGGAGCTGGGCAAGGGCACCGCGGGTGAGCTCGAGGCCGGCGCCGAGACCGGTGCGGAAGCGAAGCCGGGCGCCGATGCCGGGTCCGAGGCCGGTGCGACGGAGACGGCCGCCGACTCCAAGGCCGCGCCGGGCGCCGACGCCGGAGTCACCGACGTCGACGATGCCGACGTGACCGTCGAAGACCCCGGCGCGGGCGACGGCAAGCACCGCGCCTGA
- a CDS encoding serine hydrolase, which produces MFNPRFPGRRIAAASACAALLAVAAPAVVPSNSPDSASATPFAAPTAAAAKKEDAKDPAKPTGKAPAKSSDAPASTSPDKSPATSADKEADKDAGKDSGKSGEKSADKSAEKEDPKDAGKGGEKPSKGAGAGGSGIPEPTTDVGREIRERMDEATETVAEGGGQIGMAFLDRKTGELVCNEQCLEGFQLASLSKVFIAEVVGYTNYAPPGRRGEIEAGEGDMPVKGNGDAMLRDDMMRYSDNEATDALWGKYGNTRVVENIKERYGLSEATVPNSDWGSTKSSAADMVAFFDGLLSKKGGLSDVETRYLVQLMYSLPRYSYGDADQNIGLRAALPDEFVGAKGGWYDPEIRTSAGFFGEDDRYVMAVLTRNVSPDDFTAAIAHVFPEGGAGVEKRGDEAIRQAASAEAEAGPVAGSATPWVLALLVATAAGFGLGWQTRRTAA; this is translated from the coding sequence ATGTTCAACCCCCGGTTCCCGGGCCGGCGCATCGCCGCCGCGTCCGCTTGCGCGGCCCTGCTCGCCGTCGCCGCGCCCGCCGTCGTGCCGAGCAATTCCCCCGATTCCGCTTCCGCCACGCCTTTCGCCGCGCCGACCGCCGCAGCGGCGAAGAAGGAGGACGCGAAGGATCCGGCCAAGCCCACCGGAAAGGCCCCCGCGAAGAGCTCCGACGCTCCGGCATCCACCTCTCCCGACAAGTCGCCCGCCACCTCGGCGGACAAGGAGGCCGACAAGGACGCGGGCAAGGATTCCGGCAAGTCCGGCGAGAAGAGCGCCGACAAGTCCGCCGAAAAGGAAGACCCGAAGGATGCCGGCAAGGGCGGCGAAAAGCCGTCCAAGGGCGCCGGCGCCGGCGGCTCCGGCATCCCGGAGCCGACGACGGACGTCGGCCGCGAGATCCGCGAGCGGATGGACGAGGCCACCGAGACCGTCGCCGAAGGGGGCGGCCAGATCGGCATGGCGTTCCTGGACCGCAAGACGGGCGAGCTCGTGTGCAACGAGCAGTGCCTGGAGGGGTTCCAGCTGGCGAGCCTGTCCAAGGTGTTCATCGCCGAGGTCGTCGGTTACACGAACTACGCGCCTCCGGGCCGCCGCGGCGAGATCGAGGCCGGCGAGGGCGACATGCCCGTGAAGGGCAACGGCGACGCGATGCTCCGCGACGACATGATGCGCTACTCCGACAACGAGGCGACCGACGCCCTGTGGGGCAAGTACGGCAATACGCGCGTCGTCGAGAACATCAAGGAGCGCTACGGGCTCAGCGAGGCGACCGTGCCGAACTCGGACTGGGGCTCGACGAAGTCGTCGGCCGCCGACATGGTGGCCTTCTTCGACGGCCTGCTGTCCAAGAAGGGCGGGCTTTCCGACGTCGAGACCCGCTACCTGGTGCAGCTGATGTACTCGCTGCCGCGGTACTCCTACGGCGATGCGGACCAGAACATCGGCCTGCGCGCGGCACTGCCCGACGAGTTCGTCGGCGCGAAGGGCGGCTGGTACGACCCGGAGATCCGCACGTCCGCCGGTTTCTTCGGCGAGGACGACCGCTACGTCATGGCCGTGCTGACGCGGAACGTCTCGCCCGACGATTTCACCGCGGCGATCGCGCATGTCTTCCCGGAGGGCGGCGCCGGCGTGGAGAAGCGCGGCGACGAGGCGATCCGCCAGGCGGCGTCGGCGGAGGCGGAGGCGGGACCGGTCGCGGGGTCGGCGACCCCGTGGGTCCTCGCGCTCCTGGTGGCCACGGCCGCGGGCTTCGGGCTGGGCTGGCAGACGCGGCGCACCGCCGCCTGA
- the trxA gene encoding thioredoxin: MATIDVTNETFAQTIQDNDIVLVDAWAEWCGPCRQFAPIFEQTSEKHADVTFAKLDTDANQEISAALGIQSIPTLFLFREGILLFQQAGVLPPQALEDLLRQARELDMEDVRRQIEEQMAAGDAAAGDAQA; this comes from the coding sequence ATGGCAACCATCGACGTCACCAACGAGACCTTCGCCCAGACCATCCAGGACAACGACATCGTGCTCGTCGACGCCTGGGCCGAGTGGTGCGGCCCCTGCCGCCAGTTCGCGCCGATCTTCGAGCAGACCTCGGAGAAGCACGCGGATGTCACGTTCGCGAAGCTGGACACCGACGCCAACCAGGAGATCTCCGCGGCGCTGGGCATCCAGTCGATCCCGACCCTGTTCCTGTTCCGCGAGGGCATCCTGCTGTTCCAGCAGGCCGGCGTGCTCCCGCCGCAGGCCCTCGAGGACCTGCTGCGCCAGGCCCGCGAGCTGGACATGGAAGATGTCCGCCGCCAGATCGAGGAGCAGATGGCCGCCGGGGACGCCGCCGCCGGCGACGCCCAGGCGTAA
- a CDS encoding fumarylacetoacetate hydrolase family protein, producing MKLATLRIDGSTRAAVLSGGSAVLLDASCVGDLLSREGWREEADAAVATLDADRPDPERVVPESAWALAPLIPRPGKVFCVGLNYAAHIDEMGHDRPDVPTLFAKFADALAGPRDDLMVHEDAAGALDYEGELAVVIGETAYRVDEDEAAARIAGYAILDDFTQRDAQYATQQWLQGKTLQRTSAFGPWLATPDEFDASTARVRTWVDGELRQDAPIADLVFPPAALVSYISRFVQLNPGDVISTGTPAGVGHGMSPKTYLRDGQEIRVAIDGLGEQRNILRIR from the coding sequence ATGAAGCTCGCGACTCTGCGCATCGATGGTTCGACCCGGGCGGCGGTGCTGTCCGGGGGTTCGGCCGTGCTGCTGGACGCCTCGTGCGTCGGCGATCTGCTGTCCCGCGAAGGGTGGCGGGAGGAGGCCGACGCCGCCGTCGCCACCCTCGACGCCGATCGCCCGGATCCGGAGCGGGTGGTCCCGGAGTCCGCGTGGGCTTTGGCGCCGTTGATCCCGCGCCCGGGCAAGGTCTTCTGCGTCGGCTTGAACTACGCGGCGCACATCGACGAAATGGGCCACGACCGCCCCGACGTGCCGACGCTGTTCGCGAAGTTCGCCGATGCCCTGGCCGGCCCGCGCGATGACCTGATGGTCCACGAAGACGCCGCCGGCGCCCTCGATTACGAGGGCGAGCTGGCCGTCGTCATCGGCGAGACCGCCTACCGCGTGGACGAGGACGAGGCCGCGGCGCGCATCGCCGGGTACGCCATCCTCGACGACTTCACGCAGCGCGACGCCCAGTACGCCACGCAGCAGTGGCTGCAGGGCAAGACGCTGCAGCGGACCTCGGCCTTCGGGCCCTGGCTGGCCACGCCCGACGAATTCGACGCCTCGACCGCCCGCGTGCGCACCTGGGTCGACGGCGAACTGCGGCAGGACGCGCCGATCGCCGACCTGGTGTTCCCGCCCGCCGCGCTGGTGTCCTACATTTCGCGGTTCGTGCAGCTGAACCCGGGCGACGTCATCTCCACCGGGACCCCGGCCGGGGTCGGCCACGGGATGTCGCCGAAGACGTACCTGCGCGACGGCCAGGAAATCCGCGTGGCCATCGACGGCCTGGGGGAGCAGCGCAACATCCTGCGCATCCGGTAG
- a CDS encoding acyltransferase family protein — MEWVDSAKGLCILLVVLGHAVTELANHGYSTGIWAEVSFMLGPIRMPLFFLLSGLFAAKALSESWHKLANRRIWVMVWLYVLWVPLRDVVLAMLPASYVTEMGFIDAPRIVDPSNWGAMFYNSLHALVEPTSYLWFLWALALFAIISKATRHVPPLIQIAAAAAVNVAAPFVAVSWSWDFVSEMYVFYLMGIYGAPYIFRMVDRRPIGFLAGSVAAYVVVAGWVVLTFPSFNDGNQGLTRLFLSTAGIFAAVNVMAMLQGSVVVEPFEKLGRRTLPVFLMHIPMLAILGIVADQFFTRDPGLPWQPVIATVIAAALCLGLYRLLLRAGAGWLFKRPDWAVRLTTPAVAPAVPATPASAGEPGPVARARATAVRGDGEGGRR; from the coding sequence GTGGAATGGGTCGATTCGGCGAAGGGGCTGTGCATCCTCCTCGTCGTGCTCGGCCATGCCGTCACGGAGTTGGCCAACCACGGTTACTCGACCGGGATCTGGGCCGAGGTGAGCTTCATGCTCGGCCCCATCCGCATGCCCCTGTTCTTCCTGCTTTCGGGCCTCTTCGCCGCGAAGGCGCTGTCCGAGTCCTGGCACAAGCTGGCCAACCGCCGCATCTGGGTGATGGTCTGGCTGTACGTGCTGTGGGTGCCGCTGCGCGACGTCGTGCTGGCGATGCTCCCCGCGTCCTACGTGACCGAGATGGGCTTCATCGACGCGCCCCGCATCGTCGATCCCTCGAACTGGGGCGCGATGTTCTACAACTCGCTGCACGCCCTGGTCGAGCCGACCTCGTACCTGTGGTTCCTGTGGGCCCTGGCGCTGTTCGCGATCATCTCGAAGGCCACGCGGCACGTCCCCCCGCTCATCCAGATCGCGGCGGCGGCGGCCGTCAACGTCGCGGCGCCGTTCGTGGCGGTCAGCTGGTCGTGGGACTTCGTGTCCGAGATGTACGTCTTCTACCTGATGGGCATCTACGGCGCGCCGTACATCTTCCGCATGGTCGACCGCCGCCCCATCGGCTTCCTGGCCGGATCGGTGGCCGCCTACGTGGTGGTCGCGGGGTGGGTCGTCCTCACCTTCCCGTCGTTCAACGACGGCAACCAGGGCCTCACGCGCCTGTTCCTGTCGACGGCCGGCATCTTCGCGGCCGTCAACGTCATGGCCATGCTGCAGGGTTCGGTGGTGGTCGAGCCGTTCGAGAAGCTCGGCCGCCGCACGCTGCCGGTGTTCCTGATGCACATCCCGATGCTCGCGATCCTGGGCATCGTCGCCGACCAGTTCTTCACGCGGGATCCGGGGCTGCCGTGGCAGCCGGTCATCGCCACGGTGATCGCCGCGGCGCTGTGCCTGGGGCTGTACCGCCTGCTCCTGCGCGCGGGCGCCGGGTGGCTGTTCAAGCGCCCGGATTGGGCGGTTCGCTTGACGACGCCCGCCGTCGCCCCGGCCGTGCCCGCCACCCCCGCTTCCGCCGGGGAACCGGGTCCGGTCGCGCGGGCCCGCGCCACCGCCGTTCGCGGTGACGGGGAGGGCGGCCGCCGATGA
- the dnaB gene encoding replicative DNA helicase, which produces MSQPREPMEGAAFAASYDDVPPPPESGSFDGGYSGAGPSESGGGSGGFNRRGRGNGDRLRGEQVSRGVDFGRQPPHNIEAEQGVLGGMLLSPTVIADVYELLKPEDFYRPAHQAIYEAILHLYGESSEVDPILVAGRLDRLGDLERVGGAPYLHTLVAMVPTAANAHYYAKIVAEKATIRRLVEAGTQIVQLGYAGAEDSEPEVLVDQAQQIVFGVGRDSEKADYSSMSELMDPALEEIDLISQQGGLAQGVPTGFHRLDELTNGLHGGQMIIIAARPGVGKSTIALDFMRSASIQHGKTSVIFSLEMSKIEIMMRLLSAETEIDLSKLRSGNMEPGDWNKLVERTEQIREAPLFIDDSPNLTMMEIRAKARQLKQKHDLDLIVLDYLQLMSSGKRVESRQQEVSEFSRQLKLLAKELDVPLIAISQLNRGPEARTDKKPQVADLRESGSLEQDADMVMLLYRPDSQELEHERAGESDIILAKHRGGPIGTVTVANQLRYSRFVNMAHEH; this is translated from the coding sequence ATGAGCCAGCCACGGGAACCGATGGAGGGCGCGGCATTTGCGGCGTCGTACGACGACGTGCCCCCGCCCCCGGAGTCCGGGAGCTTCGACGGCGGATACTCGGGCGCCGGGCCGTCGGAAAGCGGGGGAGGCTCGGGAGGCTTCAACCGCAGGGGCCGCGGCAACGGCGACCGGTTGCGCGGCGAGCAGGTTTCGCGGGGAGTCGATTTCGGCCGCCAGCCGCCGCACAACATCGAGGCGGAGCAGGGCGTCCTGGGCGGCATGCTGCTGAGCCCCACCGTCATCGCCGACGTCTACGAGCTGCTCAAGCCGGAGGACTTCTACCGGCCCGCGCACCAGGCCATCTACGAGGCGATCCTCCACCTGTACGGCGAATCGTCGGAAGTGGACCCGATTCTGGTGGCCGGGCGCCTGGACCGGCTGGGAGACCTCGAGCGCGTCGGCGGGGCGCCGTACCTGCACACGCTCGTGGCGATGGTGCCCACCGCGGCGAACGCGCACTACTACGCCAAGATCGTCGCCGAGAAGGCCACCATCCGCCGCCTGGTCGAGGCCGGCACGCAGATCGTGCAGTTGGGGTACGCCGGGGCGGAGGACTCGGAGCCGGAGGTGCTCGTCGACCAGGCGCAGCAGATCGTCTTCGGCGTCGGCCGCGACTCGGAGAAGGCGGACTACTCGTCGATGTCCGAACTCATGGACCCGGCGCTGGAGGAGATCGACCTGATCTCGCAGCAGGGCGGCCTGGCGCAGGGCGTGCCCACCGGTTTCCACCGCTTGGACGAACTGACCAACGGACTGCACGGCGGGCAGATGATCATCATCGCGGCGCGCCCCGGCGTCGGAAAGTCGACCATCGCCCTGGACTTCATGCGGTCGGCGTCCATCCAGCATGGCAAGACCAGCGTGATCTTCTCGCTGGAAATGTCGAAGATCGAGATCATGATGCGCCTGCTGTCGGCGGAGACGGAGATCGACCTGTCCAAGCTGCGCTCCGGAAACATGGAGCCGGGCGACTGGAACAAGCTCGTGGAGCGCACGGAGCAGATCCGCGAGGCGCCGCTGTTCATCGACGACTCGCCGAACCTGACCATGATGGAGATCCGCGCGAAGGCCCGGCAGCTGAAGCAGAAGCACGACCTCGACCTGATCGTGCTCGACTACCTGCAGCTGATGTCCTCCGGCAAGCGCGTCGAATCCCGCCAGCAGGAGGTCTCGGAGTTCTCGCGCCAGCTGAAGCTGCTGGCCAAGGAGCTCGACGTGCCGCTGATCGCCATCTCGCAGCTCAACCGCGGGCCGGAAGCGCGCACGGACAAGAAGCCCCAGGTCGCCGACCTCCGCGAATCGGGTTCGCTCGAGCAGGACGCCGACATGGTCATGCTGCTCTACCGCCCCGACTCCCAGGAGCTCGAGCACGAGCGGGCCGGCGAGTCCGACATCATCCTGGCCAAGCACCGCGGCGGCCCGATCGGCACCGTCACCGTGGCCAACCAGCTGCGGTACTCGCGCTTCGTCAACATGGCCCACGAGCACTAG
- the rplI gene encoding 50S ribosomal protein L9, with product MKLILTAAVDKLGVPGDIVEVKAGYGRNYLLPRGLAIVATRGAEKQIEGIRRAQEAREIRDLDHAREVKDKLDALENVSVAVKASETGKLFGSVTAADVADAVRKASGQAIDKRAVQLSAGQIKATGKHTVDIALHPQITAHVSVEVVAA from the coding sequence ATGAAGCTGATCCTCACCGCCGCCGTCGACAAGCTCGGTGTCCCCGGTGACATCGTCGAGGTCAAGGCCGGCTACGGACGTAACTACCTGCTTCCCCGCGGTCTGGCCATCGTGGCCACCCGTGGTGCTGAGAAGCAGATCGAGGGCATTCGCCGTGCCCAGGAGGCCCGTGAGATCCGGGACCTCGACCACGCTCGCGAGGTCAAGGACAAGCTCGACGCGCTCGAGAACGTTTCCGTCGCCGTGAAGGCGTCCGAGACGGGCAAGCTGTTCGGTTCGGTCACCGCCGCCGACGTCGCGGACGCGGTCCGCAAGGCGTCCGGCCAGGCCATCGACAAGCGCGCCGTGCAGCTCTCCGCCGGCCAGATCAAGGCCACCGGCAAGCACACCGTTGACATCGCGCTGCACCCGCAGATCACCGCGCATGTTTCCGTGGAGGTCGTCGCCGCCTAA
- a CDS encoding single-stranded DNA-binding protein: MAQGETPITLVGNVVADPELRYTPSGAAVANFRVASTPRAFNRDSGQWEDQEALFLTCNIWREAAENVMETLSKGMRVIVQGRLRQRSYETREGERRTVYEIEVDEVGPSLKFASAQVTRNPRSGGQGGGGGQGFGGGNQGGRGFGGGNQGGGQNQGNFGGQGGRGGNQGFGGGQPAEDPWNSAPQSGDFGGGDEPPF, translated from the coding sequence ATGGCACAGGGAGAGACCCCCATCACGCTGGTCGGCAACGTCGTCGCCGATCCGGAGCTGCGCTACACCCCGTCGGGTGCGGCCGTGGCCAACTTCCGCGTGGCGTCCACGCCGCGCGCCTTCAACCGCGACTCGGGCCAGTGGGAGGACCAGGAAGCTCTGTTCCTGACCTGCAACATCTGGCGCGAAGCGGCGGAGAACGTGATGGAGACCCTGAGCAAGGGCATGCGCGTCATCGTGCAGGGCCGTTTGCGCCAGCGGAGCTACGAGACCCGCGAGGGCGAGCGCCGCACGGTCTACGAGATCGAGGTCGACGAAGTCGGCCCGTCCCTCAAGTTCGCTTCGGCCCAGGTCACCCGCAACCCCCGCTCCGGCGGCCAGGGCGGCGGCGGAGGCCAGGGCTTCGGCGGCGGCAACCAGGGTGGACGCGGCTTCGGCGGCGGAAACCAGGGCGGCGGCCAGAACCAGGGCAATTTCGGCGGCCAGGGCGGCCGCGGAGGAAACCAGGGCTTCGGCGGCGGACAGCCGGCCGAGGACCCGTGGAACTCCGCTCCCCAGTCCGGCGACTTCGGTGGCGGCGACGAGCCGCCGTTCTGA
- the rpsF gene encoding 30S ribosomal protein S6, with product MRHYEVMIILDPSLDERTVGPSLEKYLDIVRKEKGEVEKVDIWGKRHLAYPIEKKEEGIYVVLDLKCEPAAVLELDRRLNLNDSILRTKVLRGDR from the coding sequence GTGCGTCACTACGAAGTCATGATCATCCTCGATCCGTCGCTGGATGAACGCACCGTCGGCCCGTCCCTGGAGAAGTACCTCGACATCGTCCGCAAGGAAAAGGGCGAGGTCGAGAAGGTGGACATCTGGGGCAAGCGCCACCTGGCGTACCCCATCGAGAAGAAGGAAGAGGGCATCTACGTCGTCCTCGACCTCAAGTGCGAGCCGGCCGCCGTGCTGGAGCTCGACCGTCGTCTCAACCTGAACGACTCCATCCTGCGCACCAAGGTGCTGCGGGGCGATCGCTAG